In a single window of the Balaenoptera acutorostrata chromosome 3, mBalAcu1.1, whole genome shotgun sequence genome:
- the C3H15orf48 gene encoding normal mucosa of esophagus-specific gene 1 protein, protein MSFFQLLMKRKELIPLVLFTTVAATGALSFALYSLRKPDVIIDRKRNPEPWETVDPTAPRKLITINQEWKPIEELQKVRKATR, encoded by the exons ATGAGCTTTTTCCAACTCctgatgaaaagaaaggaa CTTATTCCTTTGGTGCTTTTCACGACCGTGGCAGCGACTGGAGCTTTGTCTTTTGCTCTGTATTCCCTTCGAAAACCCGATGTGAT cattgaTCGAAAAAGAAATCCAGAACCTTGGGAGACTGTGGATCCTACTGCACCTAGAAAG cttataacAATCAACCAAGAATGGAAGCCTATTGAAGAGTTGCAGAAGGTCCGAAAGGCAACCAGGTGA